The following coding sequences lie in one Bacteroidales bacterium genomic window:
- the rfbF gene encoding glucose-1-phosphate cytidylyltransferase produces the protein MKVLILAGGMGTRLSEETILKPKPMVEIGGKPILWHIMKSYSFYGFNEFIILCGYKGYMIKEYFANYFLHMADFTIDMANNSITNHNCYAEPWKVTLIDTGLETMTGSRIKKVRAYIGNEPFLLTYGDGVSDVNINVLIKYHKEHGKAITITSVQPEGRYGSLVVNQENRVLSFQEKPKGDGAWVNAGFFVCQPEVFDYIPDGETIIFEREPLEGLAKDGELFTYKHEGFWKPMDTQRDKGQLEILIEKNKAPWIKW, from the coding sequence ATGAAAGTCTTAATACTTGCAGGAGGAATGGGAACTCGATTATCTGAAGAAACCATTCTAAAACCAAAACCTATGGTTGAAATTGGTGGGAAACCCATTCTATGGCATATTATGAAATCATACTCATTTTATGGATTCAATGAATTTATTATACTCTGTGGTTACAAAGGCTATATGATTAAAGAATACTTTGCAAATTATTTTCTGCATATGGCTGATTTTACGATTGATATGGCTAATAACAGCATTACAAATCATAATTGCTATGCTGAGCCATGGAAGGTTACGCTGATTGATACTGGGCTTGAAACCATGACAGGCAGTAGAATCAAAAAGGTGAGGGCTTACATAGGGAATGAACCTTTCTTGCTTACTTACGGAGATGGGGTGTCTGATGTGAATATCAATGTGTTGATAAAATACCACAAAGAGCATGGGAAAGCGATAACCATAACCTCTGTACAACCTGAAGGGCGATATGGATCATTAGTAGTAAATCAGGAAAATAGAGTTTTGTCGTTTCAAGAAAAGCCAAAAGGAGATGGCGCTTGGGTTAATGCCGGTTTTTTCGTTTGTCAACCTGAAGTGTTTGATTACATACCTGATGGTGAAACGATAATTTTTGAAAGAGAACCCTTGGAAGGACTTGCAAAAGACGGAGAACTTTTTACCTACAAACATGAAGGCTTTTGGAAACCAATGGATACCCAACGTGATAAAGGTCAGTTAGAGATATTAATTGAAAAAAATAAAGCGCCATGGATAAAATGGTAA